The Phycisphaerae bacterium DNA segment TTTGTCGAGCCGCTGCGAAACTGGGCTCAGAAGGGCGATGTGCTGATCGCAATCAGCGGCAGCGGCAACAGCCCCAACGTCCTGCGGGCGGTCGAGTTCGCCAACGGCGTCGGCTGCACGACGATCGGCCTGACCACCGGCAGCGGCGGCCGCCTCAAGGACCTCGTGACGCTGCCACTGTCCGTGCCGTCGAGCCACATGGGTCGACTTGAGGACGCTTTCTTTATCATGACCCACATCCTGTGCTATGCCTTCATGGAGGACGCCTGCGGATGAGCCCTGAACAGGCACCTTGGGGCGGACGGTGGACTGGCCCGTAGGGCAGGTCGCCAGACCTGCCGCCAACCATGGGGGCCGAGTCCCACGGCCTACTGACCCTTGACACGACGCGTCTGGCCGGGCGAGACGGGCTGCACGGCAGCCCAGGTGCATGCCCCAGAATCGAGCAGCGACGACGAGAGGTTCTGGTATTTCTACGACGCCGGACCCTTGACTCGCCGGGCAACGCGAAGCGTTGGAGCCTCTGGCTCGCGGCGGCACCACCCGTCGTGTCAAGGGAGAACCGCCTGACGGCCGTCCAGACCAAGCGGACGCGCGATCCGGCAGACGGCGATACGCTGGTCGAGTAAAGGGAGGCAGGGTCCGCGCTCGCGGACCAGCTTGCTGATCGCAGGCCGGAATCGCCGCACACACGATTTCATGCGCGTTTTCTGACACAACAGAAACCGCGGGCTCAGTTGCCGCGTTTTCCCAGTTCGGAGTCGATCATGAAGATCGGGCCCCTGCTGTCGCCGATCATGTTCAGCTTCTCAGCGATCTCCGATGCGTGGGCCTCCTCTTCCACCTGCTCGTTGACGAACCATTGCAGGAAGCTTGAGGCGGCGTGGTCCTTCTCGGCGGCCGCCAGATCGACCAGGCCGTGAATCAGAGCCGAGACCTTGCACTCGTGCTCGTAGGCATCCTTGAAAACCGCCGCCGGCGATATCCATTCGGCCGGGGGTTCGTCGATGGCCGCCAGCTTCACGCGGCCTTGCCGGTCGTGGATGAAGTCATAAAACTTCAGGGCGTGGGCCTGCTCCTCGGCAGCCTGGGCACGCATCCAGTGGGCCATGCCCTTGAAGTTCTTGGATTCCAACCAGGCCGACATAGCCAAATAGAGGTATGAGGAGTACAACTCCGCGTTGATTTGCTTGTTAAACGCATTCTCGATCTTCTTGTTCATTTCTTTGGCTCCTTAGTTCAAAAGGTTGTAGGCGGGCCGTCATGCCCGCGTGGTTCTCAGGCTCTCGCGACTCCTGGGTTTGTCTCATCGATCTCAGGCCCGCTCGTCCGGACGAGGGGCCAAGCGCGGCGGCACCGGCGTGGAAGCGGGCCTCAAAATGCCCGCTGACAAGTCTCCGAATGCTTGCATCCGTCGACGAGGCCACGAGGTTGTCACAGACCGTTCCGAGGCAGATCCGCGGCAACTGGCTCGGGACAAACGAAGGAAGCGCGGCTACTGTGGGTTGGCTTCTCAACTTCCTCGGAGCTTCCAGGATCGCAGCTCGCTGTTTGGTCTGACGTCTGTGGTTCATGCATGATGCTCTGTACTGTGGCCAATAATCACTAGTATCTTTGATTGCGACCGGCAACCCGAAAGAAGAAAAAAACTTAACATATTCATTCCGAGGCACTTTGAGATCATTTGGCCCGGAGGTCCGTGGCCAAGAACCGCGTCCGAGACACCGATGTCGGCGGCCGGGCACGCGACATAGCCGGAGGGAGCGCGCTTCGGGTGCCGCAGGCGGCCTGTCCGTACGTGGGGCCTGGGCAGCCCAAGACTCTGCCAGACGAGATGCCAGTGGCCCCCACGCAGATCGTCACGGGCCTTCGGCGGCCCGCCGCGCCCAAGGCCCGCAGTTTGCGAACGCTCTGATGGCGCCCGAATGTGGTGCGCGTCTGATAACGTGTCATCGCGCCGGAGGGCGGTGGATTAAAACGCAGTCTGGGCGCCCGTCAGATTCAGCCTCTCAAACCGCATACCGATATGGAAGTGTCCCGTGCCGTGGAAGCAGTGCCACTGAAACGGGGTTATCGAGTATCCGGCAGGCCAGACGAGAGGTATGCGTGTCATGGACGTGAGATACATCAATCCCTTCATCGGGGCGGTCAAGCACGTGTTCAGGACGATGCTGGGCACGGACATCATGATCAGCAAGCCGCGTCTGAGGGCTCCCGACGAGTCGAATGCCGATGTCTCGGCGGTGATCGGTTTCTCGGGGGACGCGGCCGGTTGCGTCATCCTGTGCTTCCGCACGGACGCCGCTGTCAAGACGGCTTCGAAATTCGCGGGAAATGAACTGACACCTCAACATCCCGATTTCTCGGATGCTTTGGGAGAACTCGCGAACATGGTGGCCGGACAGGCCAAGGCCCAGTTCGAGGGTCTCTCAGTCAGCATCTCATTGCCGAGCGTGATCATCGGGCGCGACCACGAGGTGCTCCAGTCGAAGATCACCCCCCGGCTGGTGATTCCCTGTGACAGCCCGCTCGGCCGGTTCGCGGTCGAGGTGGCGATGGTGGTTGAGAAGAAGACGGGGGCAACGGCGTCGGCGCCGGTGGCTGCCGTGGCTGGCTGAAGCGGAGTTCAATCCATGAGAATACTGCTGGTCGATGATTCCAGGACTATCCGAAACATTCAGAAGAATGTGCTCGCCCAGCTCGGACACACGGATATCAGCGAGGCCGGTGACGGCGTCGAGGCTCTGAAGATCATTGCCGAGAAGCGGCCCGATCTGGTGCTGATTGACTGGAACATGCCCAACATGGACGGTATCACGCTTGTCCGCAAGATACGCGAAACGGACAAGAGCATGCCTCTGATGATGTGCACCACCGAAGCGGAGAAGGCCAGAGTGCTCGAGGCCATTAAGGCCGGGGTCAACAACTACGTCGTCAAGCCGTTCACTGCAGAAACCCTGGCGGAAAAAATCAACGCCACGCTGGCCAAGAGCCAGCAAGCGGCTCACGCGTGAACACTTGTCAACTGAACGCATACCCACGGCAATAGCGTTGCCGCAGAGAAGCCCGTCTGGCTGACAAGGATATCGGGTTCGTCGGGGCACCGGCGGAGCCTTTGTCGGAGCAGCAACGGATTGGGACTTGGCTCGGGCAATGGGCTCCGCTCATGCCTGTCAGAGGCAACTTCCTGTTTCGGTTGGCGAGCCAAGGGCAGCCTCACGAAAGTACCCCCGCTTTGAGGCCGCTCCGACCGCAACAGGAACGGTCTGCAAACCGACGGCGGCCTGATTGGCGCGTCATTGAAGGACCGGGTCGGCTGCCAGCGCCTGACGGAGTTTCCTGATGGCGATGTTTTGTATCTGCCGTACACGTTCCTTACTGAGCCCCACCATCTCACCGATTTCCTGAAAAGTCGAACGATCGTGATGCTCGCCCGTGAAACGCTGAGCCAGAACGCGAGTCTCCAAATCGGTCAATTGGCCCATGTTGTTCCGCAGCACCTGGCTGAGACGTTCGACATACAGCTCCCGCTCGGTGTCGGGCAGGCTGTCGGGTTGCTCCAGCGAGACTTCGTATTGGACCGGGAACAGTCGGCGCCGGTTGCGTTCCCGCTTGCCCCGTCGCATCAGGGCCCTGACGATGACGTTGCACGCATAGGTGCTGAAGCGGTATCCCCGCCAGGGGTTGTACCGGTCCACTGCTCGTGTTAAGCCCAGCATCGCGTCGCTCAGCAGATCATCCTCGTCAATCAAGCGCGTGTTGAAACGGCTCATCATCGAATAGGCCAGCCCGAGGTTCTGCTGAACGATGTACTCACGGATCATGAACCACCGCTCGGTCCAGGCTGCATGCTCGCCGCCGGCGTCGCGCAGCGACTTATTGGCCATATAGGCACACGTGTGCATGGCGATGAACAGTTGATGATCGCTCGGTTTTTCCGGCATGCCAGTGCCCGTGCGTATGAAATCGACCACGTTCAGTGCATCACGAACGGCTGCCTTGCTGCGAATCCGTGGATCAGGTGCATACCAGGGATTCTTTGCCGAACGATTGGTGTTTTGGGTCTTGTTTGCTGCTTGTGATCTCATGGTCGCATCCCTTTCGCTATCGGGACCTATTAGGTGCTATTAAGTATAGCACCAGATCGGTCCTAATGCAAGGGAAAATACTGATTTCCCTAAGAAACTTTTCCTCGAAGAAGATCACTCGTCAAACGATGCTTCGATCAAGTGCTGAATGTGGCGTATCTTTATTGTTGACAAAGTATTATAGAATTGGATATGCGGGCAAGTGATCTGCTCCCCGCCCGCGGGAACGGGCCATCAGGGTCACTGATCCGGCGCTTTTTGGGACTGAGCGGTCACGAAGTCTGTGTTTTCGGCACTTGGCTGGAGGGGCAGCAACTACCCGCGGCAGGGCAGCGCGGGACCGAAGTGCGCGGCAAGTCCTGTGCTCTGGCGCCAGCTGGCCGATGCGGAATGCTTTCCGTGGGCCATGAATCTACCGCTCGGGTCGTAGATGCAAGTGTCGGGAACCGATTCTTCGCGGGTTGCCCCTGCTGGGGCTAGAATGTCCACCATGTATACCGAGGCGTGTCGTATTCTCGCCATCGAAACCTCCGGCAGATCGGGTAGCGTGGCACTGGCGACGGGTGGCGGGCAGATTGTGGCGGCGGCCGGTCCGCTGGGGGTCCACGCCCACGCCTCGGAGTTGATGCCAGCAGTGGAGAGGATGCTTGCAGGCGCAGGTTGGCCGGGAGACTCGCTCACCGACGTATTTGTTTCGATCGGTCCAGGGAGCTTTACGGGCTTGCGGGTCGGCGTGACCGTGGCCCGAACGCTCTCTTGGGCGGTTGGGGCACGGGTCGTGGCCGTGCCGACGCTGGAGTGTTTGGCGTGCAACGCCTTGTCGCTTATTCCCCCGCCTATGCACCTGGCGGTTATTTTGGACGCCAAGAGCGGACGGGTGTTTTGCGAGGCCTTCGAGTTGCGGAACGGGTGGTACGCGCCTGCCGGCGACACCCGGATGGATACCCCACAGGCCTTTCTGGCCCGCTGCCCGCGTCCGCTGGCCGTTCTGGGGGAGGGGATCGCTCATCACCGACAGGCGATCACCGAAAGTGGGGCAATGGTGCTTGATTCGGGCCTGTGGGGTGGGAAGGCCGAGAATGTGGTGCGGGTTGGCGTTCGTCTGGCTGAGGCCGGCCGATATACGCCCGGCGGCGATCTGCTTCCCTGTTACGTTCGGCGTCCTGACCCGGAGGAGAAATGGGAGAAGCTTCACAGAGAACCCTGAACCCTGCCGGGGGTATGCCCGTACCAACTTGAAAAACCTCGACAGCCGAAAGTACATTGGTACCCCTTGCTATTAAACGACTTACGGAGCCCGGAAAGGGCAGAGTCTTTGAGGGTTGCGACTATGGCGACGGATGTGAAAAGAATCGGAGAACTGGTGGCGGCCGAGAGTGCCCCGATCCGCGCGCTGATCGACGAGATCGGCAAGGTGATCGTTGGTCAGCGTTACATGATCGAGCGGCTGGTCATCGGGCTGCTTTCGAACGGGCACGTGTTACTGGAGGGCGTTCCGGGGCTGGCCAAGAGCCTGACCGTGACGACCATGGGTCGGGCCATCCAGGCGAAGGCCCAGCGGATCCAGTTCACGCCGGACCTGCTGCCGGCGGACCTGATCGGCACGCAGATCTACAACCAGCGGACCGGCGAGTTCACTGTCCGCAAGGGACCCATCTTCGCCAACATCATCCTGGCCGACGAGATCAACCGGGCACCGGCGAAGGTGCAATCGGCTCTGCTTGAGGCCATGCAGGAGCGTCAGGTGTCGATTGGCGAGCAGACCTTCAAGCTTGATGAGCCGTTTCTGGTTCTGGCCACGCAGAACCCGTTGGAGCAGGAAGGGACGTACCCGCTGCCGGAGGCCCAAGTGGACCGGTTTCTGCTCAAGCTCAAGATCGACTATCCCTCGCGCAATGAGGAACGGCAGATCGTGGACCGCATGTCGTTCACCAAGCCGGACGGGCAGGTGAACGCGGTGATACGGCCGGAGGACATTCTGCGGTTGCGGGGAATCGTGGACGAGATCTACGTGGATGAGAAGATACGCGATTACATCATTGATATCGTATTCGCGACGCGTGACCCGGCGGCGGCCAAGTTGCCCGAACTGGCGAACCTTATTGAGTATGGTGCGTCACCGCGGGCGTCGATCGCTTTGACGCTGGCGGCCAAGGCGCACGCCTTCATGCAGGGCCGCGGTTATGTCACGCCGCAGGACGTCAAGGCTATCGGCATGGACGTGCTGCGTCACCGTGTGATTCTCACCTATGAAGCTGAGGCGGAGGAGATGGGGGCGGAGGACGTCCTTAAGAAGGTGTTTGACTCGATCCGCGTACCGTAAGCTTGAAGTCCGAATGACGAAACGAGGATGGCGCAGGGAACCGGAAGTCCGAAGGTTTATTCCCATGCTTCTTTGCTGTTTGGCAGGGTAAGCTGATAAGGCCCGAGGGATGCCGACCAAGCCGGATACCGCCGAGAAGACCCGCGAGCTGCTCAAGAAGGTGCGGCGGATCCAGGTGCGCGCCGACAAACTGGTCAATGATGTCATCGTCGGCGAGTACCGTTCGGTGTTCAAGGGTCGCGGGATGGAGTTCGACGAGGTTCGCGAGTACATCCCGGGCGACGACATCCGGTCGATCGACTGGAACGTCACGGCGCGTACCGGCTGGGCTCACGTGAAGCGTTACGTCGAAGAGCGAGAGATGACCGTCATCTTGCTGGTGGACGTGAGCTTGTCGGGTCGTTTCGGAAGCTCCGAGTTGTTGAAGATCGACCTGGCGACCGAGATCAGCGCGGTGCTGGCGTTCTCGGCGATCAAGAGCAACGACAAGATCGGTCTGTTGATCTTCACTGATCGGGTTGAGAAGTTCATTCCGGCCAAGAAGGGCAAGCGTCACGTGCTTCGGGTGATTCGCGAGTTGCTCAGCTTCGAGCCGCAGGCCGGGGGGACCGACGTGGCCGGGGCGCTGGAGTTCCTCAACAAGGTGCTGAAACGCAAGGCGGTTGTGTTCCTGGTGTCGGACTTTATCGACGAGGATTTCGAGCGGGATTTGGCCCTGACTCGCACGCGGCACGACCTGATTCCGGTTCGGATCTCCGATCCGCGAGAGACATCGCTGCCGGACGTCGGGCTGATCGAACTGGAGGATGCCGAGACCGGCGAGCGGGTGGTCGTTGACACGCGGCGGAGCCGGATTCGCGACCTGTTCTCGGAGGCCGGCCGCCAGGAGCAGCGATCGTTGACCGGGCTGCTGCGGTCGATGGGTGCCGACTCGCTGGAGATTTCGACCGATCGGCCGTACATGAAGGATGTGATGGCCTTTTTCCGCCGCCGCGAGCGGAGAATGAAGCATTGAGAAGGAGCTGTGAGCTCTCAGCCTGAAGGGAATGGCAATCGGGTCAGATGTCTCGTTTCGTGTTATTGGTTCTGTTGATCGCATCGATGCCGCCGGCGCTGACCTCCTGTAGCAAGGAGGAGGCGACGAACGGCGGTGAGGCGGCGCGCGGAGAGGGCTTCGAGATATCGAAATGGTATGGTTCCGGTCCGGTGAAGTTCGCGCTTGAGGTGTCGGCCAGATCGATTACCACGGCCGACTCACTGGTTTGCCGGATGACCTTGGACGTGGCCGAGGGATATGAGGCCGAGTTCCCGGACATTGCGTTTCCTGATGACGTTCCCGGCTCGATTCTGACGCGTTTCGACGAGCGGGAAACGAAGGAAGGCGACCGACGGCGGCAGGTGCGCGAGTATGAGATTGAACCGGAATTCGAGGGCGCGCTCAGGTTTCCGGCGATGGAGGCGTACTACCACAAAGTCGGCGAGGTGAAGGAGGAGCGGCTGGAGATCGAGCCGGTTGAGGTGACGGTAACGGCAACGGAGCTAGGCGGAGACGCGATTGCGTTGCGGCCTGCCCGGGGATTGATCGAGACCGATCGTATTGAGGCGATGCGGCGACGCATCTGGCCGAAGGCTTTGGGCGCGGTGGCCATCGCGGCCGCACTGGTCGTGGCGATCGTGTGGTGGGTGCGGCGTCCCAAGGTCGAGCCTCCGCCGCCGCCCGCTCACGAGATTGCTCTGAAACGGCTGCGGGAGCTGGAGCGCAGCGACCTGATCGGGCGGCATAAGGTGGAGCCGTTTTTCGTGGGGGTGACGGAGATCGTGCGGGATTATGTGGAGGCGGCGTTCGGCTTGCGGGCCCCGGAGCAGACCACGGAGGAATTCCTTGCCAGCCTGGCGACGGCGACCGAGTTAGCTCGGCATCGAGAAGTGCTGCAGCCTTTCCTGACCGCGGCGGACGAGGTGAAGTTTGCGCGCTTGGATGCGGACGAAACGGCGATGCGGCGAGCGTTTGAGACGGCCGAGCGATTCGTCCGTCAGACGAGTCGGACGGAGGGCGGGGGGCGATGAGGTTCATCGAGTTCGCCAACCCGCACGCGCTTTGGCTGGTGCTGCTGGTGCCGCTCTACCTGTTTGTGCTGCGGCGACGGCCTGTGACGGCCGCCCTGCGTTATCCGTCGGTTCGCAACCTCAAGCGGTTGCCAAAGAGCCTGCGTCAGCGGTGCCGCATCCTGTTGCCTGTTCTGCGCGCGCTGGCCTTGTTGCTGCTGATCGTGGCATTAGCCCGGCCGGTCCGCAAGCTGGAGACGCAAGAGCTTCCCAGCCAGGGCCTGGCGATCGCGATGCTGTTGGACCGCTCGGGCAGCATGGGCGACCCGAACGGCAAGCTGATGTACGAGAAGAAGTTGGAGCTGCGGTTCAAGATCGCACAGGACTTGTTCGAGGCGTTCGTCAAAGGGGGGCGTGGCAACCTGCAGGGCCGGCCCAACGATCTGATCGGCCTGTTCAGTTTTGCGACCTATCCGCGAACCGATCACCCCTTCAGCCTCGATCACGAATCGATCGGCAACATGGTAAAGCAGCTCTCGTTCGAGAAGCCTTTCATCGACGAGTACGGCCAGCCGACGGATGACATACGTAAGGCTGCGTTGGAGACCGACGAGCGTGGCCGCGTGCTGCGCGACAACTGGGGGCGGCCCGTCGTGAAGACAAACCCGATGCAGTTAACCGACTTGAAGGCGGCCATCGAATATGCAGCGAACAAGCTGATCATGCTCGACGAGGATCTGGCCCGACCGAGTGCGGGGCGTCGCAAGTACGAGGTCAAGAGCAAGGTTCTGGTGCTGCTGACCGACGGTGAGCCTACGGTGAGCGGCGGGCGGCGGGATGCCGAATACCC contains these protein-coding regions:
- a CDS encoding ferritin — protein: MNKKIENAFNKQINAELYSSYLYLAMSAWLESKNFKGMAHWMRAQAAEEQAHALKFYDFIHDRQGRVKLAAIDEPPAEWISPAAVFKDAYEHECKVSALIHGLVDLAAAEKDHAASSFLQWFVNEQVEEEAHASEIAEKLNMIGDSRGPIFMIDSELGKRGN
- a CDS encoding chemotaxis protein CheX; protein product: MDVRYINPFIGAVKHVFRTMLGTDIMISKPRLRAPDESNADVSAVIGFSGDAAGCVILCFRTDAAVKTASKFAGNELTPQHPDFSDALGELANMVAGQAKAQFEGLSVSISLPSVIIGRDHEVLQSKITPRLVIPCDSPLGRFAVEVAMVVEKKTGATASAPVAAVAG
- a CDS encoding response regulator gives rise to the protein MRILLVDDSRTIRNIQKNVLAQLGHTDISEAGDGVEALKIIAEKRPDLVLIDWNMPNMDGITLVRKIRETDKSMPLMMCTTEAEKARVLEAIKAGVNNYVVKPFTAETLAEKINATLAKSQQAAHA
- a CDS encoding sigma-70 family RNA polymerase sigma factor — encoded protein: MRSQAANKTQNTNRSAKNPWYAPDPRIRSKAAVRDALNVVDFIRTGTGMPEKPSDHQLFIAMHTCAYMANKSLRDAGGEHAAWTERWFMIREYIVQQNLGLAYSMMSRFNTRLIDEDDLLSDAMLGLTRAVDRYNPWRGYRFSTYACNVIVRALMRRGKRERNRRRLFPVQYEVSLEQPDSLPDTERELYVERLSQVLRNNMGQLTDLETRVLAQRFTGEHHDRSTFQEIGEMVGLSKERVRQIQNIAIRKLRQALAADPVLQ
- the tsaB gene encoding tRNA (adenosine(37)-N6)-threonylcarbamoyltransferase complex dimerization subunit type 1 TsaB: MSTMYTEACRILAIETSGRSGSVALATGGGQIVAAAGPLGVHAHASELMPAVERMLAGAGWPGDSLTDVFVSIGPGSFTGLRVGVTVARTLSWAVGARVVAVPTLECLACNALSLIPPPMHLAVILDAKSGRVFCEAFELRNGWYAPAGDTRMDTPQAFLARCPRPLAVLGEGIAHHRQAITESGAMVLDSGLWGGKAENVVRVGVRLAEAGRYTPGGDLLPCYVRRPDPEEKWEKLHREP
- a CDS encoding AAA family ATPase → MATDVKRIGELVAAESAPIRALIDEIGKVIVGQRYMIERLVIGLLSNGHVLLEGVPGLAKSLTVTTMGRAIQAKAQRIQFTPDLLPADLIGTQIYNQRTGEFTVRKGPIFANIILADEINRAPAKVQSALLEAMQERQVSIGEQTFKLDEPFLVLATQNPLEQEGTYPLPEAQVDRFLLKLKIDYPSRNEERQIVDRMSFTKPDGQVNAVIRPEDILRLRGIVDEIYVDEKIRDYIIDIVFATRDPAAAKLPELANLIEYGASPRASIALTLAAKAHAFMQGRGYVTPQDVKAIGMDVLRHRVILTYEAEAEEMGAEDVLKKVFDSIRVP
- a CDS encoding DUF58 domain-containing protein, encoding MPTKPDTAEKTRELLKKVRRIQVRADKLVNDVIVGEYRSVFKGRGMEFDEVREYIPGDDIRSIDWNVTARTGWAHVKRYVEEREMTVILLVDVSLSGRFGSSELLKIDLATEISAVLAFSAIKSNDKIGLLIFTDRVEKFIPAKKGKRHVLRVIRELLSFEPQAGGTDVAGALEFLNKVLKRKAVVFLVSDFIDEDFERDLALTRTRHDLIPVRISDPRETSLPDVGLIELEDAETGERVVVDTRRSRIRDLFSEAGRQEQRSLTGLLRSMGADSLEISTDRPYMKDVMAFFRRRERRMKH
- a CDS encoding BatA domain-containing protein — its product is MRFIEFANPHALWLVLLVPLYLFVLRRRPVTAALRYPSVRNLKRLPKSLRQRCRILLPVLRALALLLLIVALARPVRKLETQELPSQGLAIAMLLDRSGSMGDPNGKLMYEKKLELRFKIAQDLFEAFVKGGRGNLQGRPNDLIGLFSFATYPRTDHPFSLDHESIGNMVKQLSFEKPFIDEYGQPTDDIRKAALETDERGRVLRDNWGRPVVKTNPMQLTDLKAAIEYAANKLIMLDEDLARPSAGRRKYEVKSKVLVLLTDGEPTVSGGRRDAEYPDEETMKKLIDAGIRAYFVQILSHQRYRERPDGTIEVIVPGGGGLFGPLVDPREAAAVNKAIDEARKLARRTGGEHFLATSGDQLEAIYERIDALEKSDVGGRAVFSHEERYRPFLGAALALLGVEVLLGLTWLRRLP